The region AGGAGCGACTGCTCGATACGGAAGATCAGATCCTGCTTCCGCAGCCCCGAGTAGTTGGAGATGTTCAACTGCTCAGCCAGGGTGTGCAGCTCCGCGACCGACTTCTGCTTCAGCTCAGCGATATCCACGGACGAGACTCCAGGCAAGCGGGCCCGGCCGGAGTGCCGGCGGGCGATGAGAGTAGGGGACTGCAAGACCCGGTGAGGTTGACTGTGTCTATGGTGGGCCCCGCTGCGGCGGAGCGTGCGGTACAGGCTGTGACGGGGAGTTTCCTGCCAAACCAAGAAGCGACTCAACTTAGAGCCGGGCGGGGAGCGAGTCAAGTACCGGGGGTGCATTGCGTAAGTGCCACTCCCTCGTAATGTTTCATCCGATCGGGTCCTCCCGGAGGCACTGCCATGACAGCTCAGCCACACCGATCCTACACTCCCGACCCCTTGGAGCCGGTCCTCTACGAGCTCCCACCGCTTCGTCTCTCCGACCAAACCATCACACTCCAGCTCTCCGTGCGCCGCTCTGAAGACGGCGCCTGGCGGGGGCGCTTGCGCTTCATCGACCCCGGCAGTCGCGAGTCCGAGACCGCCGAGATCTTCTGCGGGGTTTCCGAGGGAGATCTGTGGCAGTCGGTCCGCGGGCTGGGGCAACACCACATCCGCGCGCTCTACCTGTCTCTGACATAGGAATTTATGTCAGATGCCGACCGGTTGGGCAAGCTGCGGCACGACCTCTCCAATCCGCTCTCGGCGCTGCTGGCAGAGGCCCAGCTGTTGCTATTGAACGAGTCAAAGATCGACCCCGAGACCCTCACCGGCCTCCGCGAGATCGAGGCGCTTGCCATTCGGATGCGGGCCATGCTGCGAGAGCTGTAACCCTGCCGCCGGGTCGACACGGGCGCCGTTCCACAGATAGAGGACCAGAAATCCCAGGCTCGCCAGGCTGGCAGTGAGTCGGATCCCGAATCCCCAGCTCCCCGCCGACACGAACCCCTCGATCAGACCCGCCACCAGCAGAAACAACGCCGTGCCCCCCAGCATCCGGATCGCCGTTCGCCCGCTGAGCACCAACGCGTCGGCCCGGCTCAGATCGCCCGGGGCGACGACCGACCGGCCCAGGAGGAAGCCGGCGGCCCCCGCCACCCAGATAGCGAACAGCTCGAGCAGGCCGTGCCCCAGGATGAACTCCAGCAGGTAGCCGAGCAGCCCCAGATTGGCGAAGTGGCCGGCGCTGGCCCCGATGCTGAGCCCGTTCACGGCCAGCAGCACCAGCGAGCCAACACCGAGAAAGATGCCTCCGGCGAAACAGGCGATCGCTACCCGGACATTGTTGGTGATGATGCCGGAGGCCATCAGCGGGCGGTCCTCGCGCCCGATCTCCACGAACCCGCGTCCCTGCGCCTCGCGGGTGGCTCCGGCCTCGGCTCGTCGCAGCATGACGTCCGGCAGGAGCTCGGCGGCAAGTGCAGGTTGCTGGCGCATCAGGGTGAATCCCGCGGCCGCAGGCACGGCGAAAGTGAGGAACGCCACCAGCACGTAGCCCCGCGCCTGCAGGATGGCCGCCGGGCACTCGCGCGCGAGCGCCAGCCAGAGTCGTCGCCAGGTTCCCCGTTCGTCGCGGTAGAGCGCGTTGTGTCCGGCGGCGACGAGGCGCTCCAGTCGCGCCAGGGTCTCCCCATCGGCACCGTAGGTCCGGGCCCGGGCCAGATCCGCCGCCACCTCGCGGTAGCGGGCCGCGAACTCCGGCAGCTCGGCCGAGGCGAAGGTGTCGAGTCCTTTCCGGGCGGCGCGATCCGCGAGCTGCTCAAACTCGTCCCATCGAGGCCGCTTGTCCGCAGCGAAGCGGGTCCCCGCACCCGCGGCGCCTCGCGCGGCCAGGCGTCCCTCCCGCCGGGCCAGCTCCCGGGCATGCAACTCGAGCAGGTGGGTGACGTCCGGCACTCCTGCCGGCGCGGGGTGGGAGCCGAGCCGCCCGGCGAGCCCGGCCGCCTGCCGGCTCCGCGCTGCAGGCGTGAGCGCCTGCTGGCGCGCCTCGAAGTGGGAGAGGAGCCGGAACTCCGCGTCGCTGAGCTCGGGAATGGAGGGCGACTCGGCGGTCGCCGCCGCTCCTCGGCGGCGCACCGGTGTGTCGGAGGGCCGGTCCCGCACTACCACGGTCCCTGCAACCAGATCACCCAGCCGCTTCCCCCGCGGCTGGAACGCCACCAGCAGCATTCCGATCAGATACGGCGGCGGCAGGAAGTCAGCCCAGCGGACCAGGTTCCGCACGGCCGCCGCGCTGGGCGTGACCGCGTGGCCGGTGTCCATGACGACCCGGATTCCAATGATCCGCTTCCCCGGGGTCTGCCCGCCGCGGAGGCCCTCGAACAGGATGAAATAGCCGGTCCATGAGACGAAGCCGCCCAGCAGGAGGAGCGCCTGGCCGACCCGGCCGACGGTGAGCCCATAGCCGGCCAGAATGGCGAGCATCACCACGACGCCGAGGGTGCCGCCGGCGAGGATCAGCATGTCGAGAATGGCGGCGAGCGCGCGCGAGCCGATGCCCGCGATCTCGAGATCGAGGACCACATGCTCCGGGGTCTCCACCTCCAGGTGCTGGCGGTAGTCAGGGGGCGGTGGGCGCAGCGCGGGCATGCAGCGATTGTAATATCTTTGGGGCCATGACGCCTCCCGCTCTGCGCCCGCTGTCGGTGGGCGAGATCCTCGACGTCTCCTTCACCCTCTATCGTCGGCACTTCGCGCCCCTGGCCACGGTGGCGCTCATCTGCTCGGGCATCCCGATGGTGCTGAATCTTTTCCTCCAATCGGCGGGCGGCATTCTGTCCAACCTGCCGCTGCTGGCGCTCTACTACCTGCTGTTCGCGGTGCTCAACTCGATCGCGACGGCGGCCACCGTGTTCATCGTGTCGGAGAGCTATCTGGGGCGGCCGATCGGCGCGCAGGAGGCACTCCGCCGGGCGGCGCCCTACTTCGGGCGGATCCTGATCTGCTCCGTACTTCTGGGGGGCATGGTGATGGTGGGCTTTTTCCTGGTGGTGATTCCGGGGATCATCCTGGCCACGGGCCTGGTGCTGGCCATCCCCGCGTTGGTGCTGGAGCCGGGAGCGAGCCCCAGTGCATCGCTCTCGCGCTCGTGGGAGCTCACCCGGGGCTCCCGCTGGCGCATGCTGGGCCTGATCGTGACGCTGCTGGTGCTGCTCTACGTTCCGCTCGCGGCCATCACCGGCGTCTTCGCGCTGTTCCTGCCCGATGCCACGCGGGTGGGAGTGCTCGGCCCTGCCTCGGGCGCCGCACTCTTGGCGCTCGCGCTCACCGGCCTCATCCAGGCGTTCATCTTTCCGCTCTTCTACTGCGTGCTGACCGTCGCGTACTACGATCTGCGGGTGCGGAAAGAGGGCTTCGATCTCGAGGTCCTGGCCGCCACGCTCCAGACCGCCTGACCTCCGCGACGATGGCGAGCCAGGGAGACCCGGGCACGGCCGCCCTTCGCGCCGTGCTCGACACGGTCTACTCCGCCCCGCAGTATCGCTGGACCGCCGAGCCCGCCCCGTGGCGTCTGCTGCGCGGGTGGTGGCACCGGCTGGCCGATTGGCTTCAGGGACTCCGGTCGGACAACCCCGCCATGTTTCGGCTGCTGCTGCTGGCGGTCCTGGTCGCGCTGATTCTGCTGCTGGCGCATGCGGCCTACGTCGTCTGGCGAACGGTGTCCGCCGGCACCGCGACAGCCGAGCACGCGCCCGCGGGCCCGAATCCGGATCGGCGCGACGCGGCGTGGTACGCCCGGGAGGCCGATCGCGCCGCCGCGCGGGGCCGGATGGCCGAGGCACTGCAGCTCGCCTTCGTGGCGCTGGCGCTCACCCTCGAGGCCCAAGGGCTGCTGCGTTATCAATCGAGCAAGACCCCGGCGGAATGTGCCCGCGATGCTCGCCTGATCCGGGAAGATCGGGAGCGGCTCCGCGAGCTGGTGCGGACGCTCTACGCCCACGTCTTCGGCGGCCGCCCCTGCGGCCCCGAGGAGTATCGCCGCTGGCGCGAGAACAGTGGACTTGCCTGGCATGCGCCCGCGCACTGAGCTGGCCGCCGGCGTGGTGCTGCTCCTGGTGCTCGGCGTGGGTGCCGCAGCCCTGGGCAGCCGGCGCGCACGGCTCACCGACCGGGATCCACGGCGCTCCGGCTACCTCGCCGGTCCCCTGGGCGCGAGCGGCTTCGCCGAGGCCCTCTCCCGGTTGGGGGTCAGGGTGATGTACTACCGACGGCCGGTGACCGCGATCGACAGCTTGGGTGATCGACGAACACTGGTCGCGTTTCTCGGACCTACCCGGGAGCTGACCGCACTCGAGGGCGTCGCCCTCGCCCGCGCACGGGTCGATCTGCTGCTCGCGGGTGTGGGAGCGGCCCCGGCCATCCGCTGTCTCGGCTACGACGTCGTGCGGCGCCTGCGCGACTCGGTTTCCGCCAGACATCCCAATGGCGGCAGCGACGGGCGCATGCCATGGGTCAAGGCCGTGCTGTTCCACCGTCTGTCTCCGGTGGCGGTGGACTCGTCCGATCTGGTCGACGGCCGACGGGTGGCCTGCACCGCGCCCGCCGCGCTCCGGGTGGACACCCTGCTGCGGGATTCGCGGAGCAGGGCGGTGGCCATCCGGCTGACGCTGCCCGGCGACCGCAGGGTGACCCTCGTGGCGGAGGACCACCTGTTCGCCAATCGGACGATGCGGGAGACGGCGGCGGGGCCATTCGCCCTGCGCCTGGTGGTCCCGCGCTATTCCCGAGTCGTGATCGACGAGTTCCATCACGGCTTCGATGCCTCGGGATCGCTCGCGGGGGCCACCATCGCGTGGACGACACGGTCGCCCTGGGGCTGGGCCATCTGGCAGCTCGCAATCGTGGGGCTGCTCGCGCTGTTGGCGGCCGGGGTGAGATTCGGGCCGGCGCGGAGCGCCATCGAGCGCCGCCGCCGCTCACCGCTGGAGCACGTCCGGGCGCTGGCCACGGCGCTGGCGGCGGCCCGCGGGCACGACGTGGCTGTGCGCCTCATCGTCCAGGGGCTCCGCCGACGGCTGTCGCACGCCGGCCGCTCCATGCGGGGCGAAGCCTCGGTCTGGCTGGAGGGGCTGGCGCCCGGAG is a window of Gemmatimonadales bacterium DNA encoding:
- a CDS encoding DUF4129 domain-containing protein, which encodes MASQGDPGTAALRAVLDTVYSAPQYRWTAEPAPWRLLRGWWHRLADWLQGLRSDNPAMFRLLLLAVLVALILLLAHAAYVVWRTVSAGTATAEHAPAGPNPDRRDAAWYAREADRAAARGRMAEALQLAFVALALTLEAQGLLRYQSSKTPAECARDARLIREDRERLRELVRTLYAHVFGGRPCGPEEYRRWRENSGLAWHAPAH
- a CDS encoding stage II sporulation protein M, whose product is MPALRPPPPDYRQHLEVETPEHVVLDLEIAGIGSRALAAILDMLILAGGTLGVVVMLAILAGYGLTVGRVGQALLLLGGFVSWTGYFILFEGLRGGQTPGKRIIGIRVVMDTGHAVTPSAAAVRNLVRWADFLPPPYLIGMLLVAFQPRGKRLGDLVAGTVVVRDRPSDTPVRRRGAAATAESPSIPELSDAEFRLLSHFEARQQALTPAARSRQAAGLAGRLGSHPAPAGVPDVTHLLELHARELARREGRLAARGAAGAGTRFAADKRPRWDEFEQLADRAARKGLDTFASAELPEFAARYREVAADLARARTYGADGETLARLERLVAAGHNALYRDERGTWRRLWLALARECPAAILQARGYVLVAFLTFAVPAAAGFTLMRQQPALAAELLPDVMLRRAEAGATREAQGRGFVEIGREDRPLMASGIITNNVRVAIACFAGGIFLGVGSLVLLAVNGLSIGASAGHFANLGLLGYLLEFILGHGLLELFAIWVAGAAGFLLGRSVVAPGDLSRADALVLSGRTAIRMLGGTALFLLVAGLIEGFVSAGSWGFGIRLTASLASLGFLVLYLWNGARVDPAAGLQLSQHGPHPNGKRLDLAEAGEGLGVDL
- a CDS encoding glycerophosphoryl diester phosphodiesterase membrane domain-containing protein; the protein is MTPPALRPLSVGEILDVSFTLYRRHFAPLATVALICSGIPMVLNLFLQSAGGILSNLPLLALYYLLFAVLNSIATAATVFIVSESYLGRPIGAQEALRRAAPYFGRILICSVLLGGMVMVGFFLVVIPGIILATGLVLAIPALVLEPGASPSASLSRSWELTRGSRWRMLGLIVTLLVLLYVPLAAITGVFALFLPDATRVGVLGPASGAALLALALTGLIQAFIFPLFYCVLTVAYYDLRVRKEGFDLEVLAATLQTA